A DNA window from Drosophila pseudoobscura strain MV-25-SWS-2005 chromosome 2, UCI_Dpse_MV25, whole genome shotgun sequence contains the following coding sequences:
- the VhaAC45RP gene encoding uncharacterized protein VhaAC45RP isoform X1, with protein sequence MRLILVGILLGLVYSCGATISGPFLFWGHHKVSSLQAQALVEASSREQPLTQLFREAKAVVVFVRNTTSRLEGIKYPKFQNLVKSGTWTYLPERRLIAEPFGYNANIEVISLSGHGEDDDAEIVTAYNDALRIYGNGEVLGILASREEEAHFLAKRETTEEEPKKTAEGPPADVAEETEASFIYVAEGNKAVLSLNGPPELRLTNETLRLEEHIKQITFDDQHAKGYGRLSITFMHSGEKCTLRFKFSLARGTWILRNVEVEYRELKSVLLARGDDYTLPSAPLGFSYRCSANDLSFNNPNKNETLQSLIVSDFQVQPWLNGRKEFGEVYDCVGFISAPILSGLFVVTLLLGILGLGISAMLSMHTPNRFESSRSKQLTFTVQE encoded by the exons ATGCGGCTAATTCTCGTTGGGATATTGCTGGGCCTGGTTTACAGTTGCGGTGCGACCATCAGCGGACCCTTCCTCTTCTGGGGTCACCACAAGGTATCCAGCTTGCAAGCTCAGGCGCTAGTTGAGGCCAGTAGCAGGGAGCAGCCACTGACGCAACTGTTTCGGGAGGCCAAGGCTGTTGTAGTTTTCGTGAGGAACACGACCAGTCGTCTGGAGGGCATAAAGTACCCCAAGTTCCAGAATCTGGTGAAGAGTGGCACCTGGACCTATTTACCAGAGCGCAGGCTGATAGCTGAGCCCTTCGGGTACAATGCCAACATTGAG GTCATAAGCTTATCTGGGCACGGGGAAGACGACGACGCTGAGATTGTGACGGCCTACAATGACGCTCTACGGATCTACGGGAATGGTGAGGTTCTGGGAATCTTAGCCAGTCGCGAGGAGGAGGCACATTTCCTCGCCAAACGTGAAACCACCGAGGAAGAACCCAAAAAAACGGCTGAGGGACCTCCTGCTGACGTTGCCGAGGAGACAGAGGCAAGCTTCATTTACGTGGCAGAAGGAAACAAGGCGGTTCTTTCCCTGAACGGTCCCCCCGAGCTGCGGCTTACCAACGAGACATTGCGCCTGGAGGAGCACATAAAGCAGATCACCTTTGACGATCAGCACGCTAAGGGCTACGGTCGGCTCAGCATTACCTTTATGCACAGCGGCGAGAAGTGCACGCTCCGCTTCAAGTTCTCATTGGCGCGTGGCACATGGATCCTGCGAAACGTTGAGGTGGAGTACAGGGAACTGAAGAGCGTACTCCTGGCACGAGGCGACGATTACACTCTGCCCTCGGCCCCGCTGGGCTTCTCCTATCGATGCTCCGCCAACGACTTGAGCTTTAATAACCCCAACAAAAACGAGACTCTGCAGAGCCTTATTGTGTCCGACTTCCAGGTGCAGCCATGGCTGAACGGGCGTAAGGAGTTCGGCGAGGTCTACGATTGCGTTGGATTCATCTCGGCCCCTATCCTGTCGGGTCTCTTCGTAGTCACCCTCCTGCTCGGCATCCTAGGCCTGGGGATCTCCGCCATGCTCAGCATGCATACCCCAAACCGATTCGAGAGCTCTCGCAGCAAGCAGTTGACTTTCACGGTGCAGGAGTAG
- the VhaAC45RP gene encoding uncharacterized protein VhaAC45RP isoform X2, with amino-acid sequence MRLILVGILLGLVYSCGATISGPFLFWGHHKVSSLQAQALVEASSREQPLTQLFREAKAVVVFVRNTTSRLEGIKYPKFQNLVKSGTWTYLPERRLIAEPFGYNANIEVISLSGHGEDDDAEIVTAYNDALRIYGNGEVLGILASREEEAHFLAKRETTEEEPKKTAEGPPADVAEETEASFIYVAEGNKAVLSLNGPPELRLTNETLRLEEHIKQITFDDQHAKGYGRLSITFMHSGEKCTLRFKFSLARGTWILRNVEVEYRELKSVLLARGDDYTLPSAPLGFSYRCSANDLSFNNPNKNETLQSLIVSDFQVQPWLNGRKEFGEVYDCVGFISAPILSGLFVVTLLLGILGLGISAMLSMHTPNRFESSRSKQLRYEMFVLITYMAVNPVALFTLAIELFLIHLLFVLVLLYVYVLWYY; translated from the exons ATGCGGCTAATTCTCGTTGGGATATTGCTGGGCCTGGTTTACAGTTGCGGTGCGACCATCAGCGGACCCTTCCTCTTCTGGGGTCACCACAAGGTATCCAGCTTGCAAGCTCAGGCGCTAGTTGAGGCCAGTAGCAGGGAGCAGCCACTGACGCAACTGTTTCGGGAGGCCAAGGCTGTTGTAGTTTTCGTGAGGAACACGACCAGTCGTCTGGAGGGCATAAAGTACCCCAAGTTCCAGAATCTGGTGAAGAGTGGCACCTGGACCTATTTACCAGAGCGCAGGCTGATAGCTGAGCCCTTCGGGTACAATGCCAACATTGAG GTCATAAGCTTATCTGGGCACGGGGAAGACGACGACGCTGAGATTGTGACGGCCTACAATGACGCTCTACGGATCTACGGGAATGGTGAGGTTCTGGGAATCTTAGCCAGTCGCGAGGAGGAGGCACATTTCCTCGCCAAACGTGAAACCACCGAGGAAGAACCCAAAAAAACGGCTGAGGGACCTCCTGCTGACGTTGCCGAGGAGACAGAGGCAAGCTTCATTTACGTGGCAGAAGGAAACAAGGCGGTTCTTTCCCTGAACGGTCCCCCCGAGCTGCGGCTTACCAACGAGACATTGCGCCTGGAGGAGCACATAAAGCAGATCACCTTTGACGATCAGCACGCTAAGGGCTACGGTCGGCTCAGCATTACCTTTATGCACAGCGGCGAGAAGTGCACGCTCCGCTTCAAGTTCTCATTGGCGCGTGGCACATGGATCCTGCGAAACGTTGAGGTGGAGTACAGGGAACTGAAGAGCGTACTCCTGGCACGAGGCGACGATTACACTCTGCCCTCGGCCCCGCTGGGCTTCTCCTATCGATGCTCCGCCAACGACTTGAGCTTTAATAACCCCAACAAAAACGAGACTCTGCAGAGCCTTATTGTGTCCGACTTCCAGGTGCAGCCATGGCTGAACGGGCGTAAGGAGTTCGGCGAGGTCTACGATTGCGTTGGATTCATCTCGGCCCCTATCCTGTCGGGTCTCTTCGTAGTCACCCTCCTGCTCGGCATCCTAGGCCTGGGGATCTCCGCCATGCTCAGCATGCATACCCCAAACCGATTCGAGAGCTCTCGCAGCAAGCAG CTACGCTACGAAATGTTTGTCTTGATCACTTACATGGCTGTCAACCCAGTGGCGCTCTTTACCTTGGCCATTGAGCTGTTTCTTATCCATCTGCTCTTTGTGCTGGTCCTACTCTACGTCTATGTTCTTTGGTATTATTAA